One window of the Eschrichtius robustus isolate mEscRob2 chromosome X, mEscRob2.pri, whole genome shotgun sequence genome contains the following:
- the LOC137756480 gene encoding uncharacterized protein: MVNSLHRITAAPAPPLSASLNAPRGQAAPPRPLPRPHPPIHPPPPTTCWRSALGPASRAPPMLRDQTASLTSPHRGVLPRAPSEPGALASRTPDAESTRLAPAHPGAGAPFLPRASSASTPPPAPAGAPPTPTAPAPGSPPHRPVPPPAVAPPSSRHTQQPLALASCLGPGRGPESPPHRPAPAPGVAPPSSRHTQQPLALALCLGPRRGSGPPVASSPPPQAVVLSAGSQSRPHPPSRKPSALDPPTHLAISPTLCTPTPERPPTSHPGSQRSCPRTSTLRDPSPSPPSARCPPPPLPHSPSSSAYPSPHLHSFPAPPVPAESSPRQSPRLSPDLL, encoded by the coding sequence ATGGTCAACAGCCTCCACCGGATCACAGCAGCCCCAGCGCCTCCCCTCTCAGCATCACTTAACGCCCCTCGTGGCCAGGcggctcctccccgccccctcccccgaccACATCCCCCCAtacaccctcccccacccaccacctGCTGGCGATCCGCTCTGGGCCCTGCAAGCCGGGCGCCCCCCATGCTTAGAGATCAGACTGCCTCTCTCACCTCCCCACACCGGGGAGTCCTCCCCCGAGCACCCTCAGAGCCAGGGGCTCTCGCCTCTCGCACCCCAGACGCAGAGTCCACCCGTCTTGCCCCCGCCCACCCGGGAGCCGGAGCCCCCTTCCTGCCACGAGCGTCCTCCgcctccaccccgccccccgccccggcggGAGCTCCCCCAACGCCTACCGCACCCGCGCCCGGGAGTCCTCCCCATCGACCCGTGCCTCCGCCAGCAGTAGCTCCGCCTTCCTCCCGCCACACGCAGCAGCCGTTAGCCCTCGCCTCGTGTCTCGGCCCGGGGAGGGGGCCCGAGAGTCCTCCCCATCGACCCGCGCCTGCGCCAGGAGTAGCTCCGCCTTCCTCCCGCCACACGCAGCAGCCGTTAGCCCTCGCCTTGTGTCTCGGCCCGAGGAGGGGGAGTGGCCCGCCCGTCgcgtcctccccacccccgcaggCAGTCGTCCTCTCCGCTGGCTCCCAAAGCCGGCCCCACCCGCCCAGCAGGAAGCCCTCCGCTCTGGACCCCCCCACACACTTAGCCATTAGCCCCACCCTCTGCACCCCAACTCCAGAACGCCCCCCCACCAGCCACCCCGGCAGCCAGCGGTCCTGCCCTCGGACCAGCACACTGAGggacccttcccccagccccccttCAGCCCGCTGCCCtccgccgcccctcccccactccccatcgAGCAGCGcgtacccctccccccacctccactcctTCCCAGCGCCACCGGTACCTGCGGAGTCCAGCCCCCGGCAAAGCCCCCGCCTGTCTCCTGAccttctctga
- the ZFP92 gene encoding zinc finger protein 92 homolog has product MAAMLLMARRKVPVSFEDVSVYFTKTEWKLLDLRQRTLYKRVMLENYHHLVSLGFSSSKPHLVSRLERGEGPWVADVHRMGTTTGMQAGDRMKSKPIISKQKNCPEELAGADLQGGNKGQVAGRSEETLEHRWKHAYCPQTGFSRDDPPREKGQGSSPGEEREIQRSSCRGRQDLVLRQQGSKGAEKQFLCQQCGKSFSRSSNLIKHRIIHSGEKPYECGECGKLFRRSFALLEHQRIHSGEKPYACGECGKTFTRSSNLIKHQIIHSGEKPYECGECGKLFRRSFALLEHQRIHSGERPYTCSVCSKAFSRSSNLIEHQRTHSGEKPYTCSQCPKAFKGISQLIHHQRIHSGEKPFECKECGKAFRGRSGLSQHRRVHSGEKPYECSECGKTFSRRSNLFKHQVVHSEERPYKCQDCRRAFRSGSVLLEHWRTHSSLRPGACGHCGQASKGRPQLGRKPKTHRGRKLSEGINSEKVPACLALWRATAEPCPEDEKLRPDSAHATAPSAF; this is encoded by the exons ATGGCAGCCATGCTCCTGATGGCCAGACGCAAG GTGCCAGTATCTTTTGAGGACGTGTCTGTGTACTTCACCAAGACAGAATGGAAGCTTCTGGATCTCAGACAAAGGACGCTCTACAAGCGAGTGATGCTGGAGAACTACCACCACTTGGTGTCACTGG GGTTTTCATCCTCCAAGCCTCACCTGGTCTCCCGGCTAGAGCGAGGAGAGGGGCCCTGGGTAGCAGACGTCCACAGGATGGGGACCACCACAGGGATGCAGGCAG GTGACAGGATGAAGAGCAAACCGATAATTTCAAAGCAGAAAAATTGTCCAGAAGAACTCGCAGGGGCTGACCTTCAGGGTGGCAACAAGGGCCAGGTAGCCGGGCGGTCAGAGGAAACACTTGAGCACAGATGGAAACATGCTTATTGCCCACAGACAGGTTTCAGCAGGGATGACCCTCCCAGGGAGAAAGGCCAAGGCAGCTCCCCAGGTGAGGAAAGAGAGATACAGAGAAGTAGCTGCAGAGGTAGGCAGGATTTGGTTCTAAGGCAGCAGGGTTCCAAAGGCGCAGAGAAACAGTTCCTGTGTCAGCAGTGTGGGAAATCCTTCAGCCGGAGCTCCAACCTCATCAAGCACCGGATCATCCACAGTGGCGAGAAGCCCTATGAGTGTGGCGAGTGCGGGAAACTCTTCCGGCGCAGCTTCGCGCTCCTGGAGCACCAGCGCATCCACAGCGGTGAGAAGCCCTATGCGTGCGGCGAGTGCGGGAAGACTTTCACGCGCAGCTCCAACCTCATCAAGCACCAGATCATCCACAGTGGTGAGAAGCCCTACGAGTGCGGCGAGTGCGGGAAACTCTTCCGGCGCAGCTTCGCGCTCCTTGAGCACCAGCGCATCCACAGTGGCGAGCGGCCCTACACGTGCAGCGTGTGCAGCAAGGCCTTCAGCAGGAGCTCCAACCTCATCGAGCACCAGCGCACACACAGCGGCGAGAAGCCCTACACGTGCAGCCAGTGCCCGAAAGCCTTCAAGGGCATCTCCCAGCTCATTCACCACCAGCGCATCCACAGTGGGGAGAAGCCATTCGAGTGCAAGGAGTGTGGGAAGGCCTTCCGGGGGCGCTCGGGCCTCAGCCAGCACCGGCGGGTGCACAGCGGTGAGAAGCCCTATGAGTGCAGTGAGTGCGGGAAGACCTTCAGCCGGCGATCCAACCTCTTCAAGCACCAGGTGGTGCACAGCGAGGAGAGACCCTACAAGTGTCAAGACTGCAGGAGGGCATTCCGCAGCGGCTCCGTCCTCCTGGAGCACTGGCGCACCCACAGCAGCCTGCGGCCCGGCGCCTGCGGCCACTGCggccaggcttccaaagggagaCCGCAGCTCGGCCGGAAGCCGAAAACTCACCGCGGAAGGAAGCTCTCGGAGGGGATCAACTCAGAAAAGGTGCCGGCCTGCCTGGCCCTCTGGAGAGCCACTGCGGAGCCCTGCCCCGAGGACGAGAAACTCCGTCCAGACTCCGCCCACGCCACCGCCCCCAGCGCCTTCTGA